In Agromyces sp. 3263, a single genomic region encodes these proteins:
- a CDS encoding FMN reductase — translation MTAKRIVVISSGLSTPSSTRQLADRLAADATDILRERGVEVEVQTFELRDLAHDITNNLLLGFAPPKLEAALEAVASADGLIAVSPIFTTSYAGLFKSFIDVIDTQALTDLPVLLGATGGTPRHSLAIDYAMRPLFTYLHAQPVTTGVYAATSDWGDGGDGVRSLPDRIFRGAREFADLVERTDRSDLLNDPFALERPTGHLIGGLAGE, via the coding sequence ATGACCGCCAAGCGCATCGTCGTCATCTCGTCGGGCCTGTCGACCCCCAGCTCGACGCGCCAGCTCGCCGACCGCCTCGCGGCGGATGCCACGGACATCCTGCGGGAGCGCGGCGTCGAGGTCGAGGTGCAGACCTTCGAACTGCGCGATCTCGCCCACGACATCACGAACAACCTGCTCCTCGGCTTCGCGCCGCCGAAGCTCGAGGCGGCCCTCGAGGCGGTCGCATCGGCCGACGGCCTCATCGCCGTCTCGCCGATCTTCACGACGAGCTACGCGGGCCTGTTCAAGTCGTTCATCGACGTGATCGACACGCAGGCGCTCACCGACCTGCCCGTGCTGCTCGGCGCGACCGGCGGCACCCCGCGGCATTCGCTCGCGATCGACTACGCGATGCGCCCGCTGTTCACCTACCTGCACGCGCAGCCGGTGACGACGGGCGTCTACGCGGCCACGAGCGACTGGGGTGACGGCGGCGACGGGGTTCGGTCCCTCCCCGACCGCATCTTCCGCGGGGCGAGGGAGTTCGCCGACCTCGTCGAGCGCACCGATCGCTCCGACCTCCTGAACGACCCGTTCGCGCTCGAGCGGCCCACGGGGCACCTCATCGGCGGGCTCGCCGGGGAGTGA
- a CDS encoding LLM class flavin-dependent oxidoreductase, whose product MQFGIFTVSDITQDPTTGRTPTEAERIQATLTIAKHAEEVGLDVFALGEHHNPPFWSSSPTTTLAYIAGQTSTLQLSTATTLITTNDPVKIAEDFAMLQHVSSGRADVMLGRGNTGPVYPWFGKDIRQGLPLAMENYELLHRLWREDVVDWQGKFRTPLQGFTSTPRPLDGVPPFVWHGSIRTPEVAEQAASYGDGFFANHIFWPASHTQRMIALYRQRFEHHGHGTAAQAIVGLGGQVFMRKNSQDAVKDFRPYFDNAPVYGHGPSLEDFTQQTPLTVGSPQEVIDRTLGFRDYVGDYQRQLWLLDHAGLPLKTVLEQLDLLGEEVVPVLRREFAKNRPADVPDAPTHASLVAAKYGDEAPRQATPRANRGDNLAGPSPYQDAQATAPAPVKTGSAFGPAATR is encoded by the coding sequence ATGCAGTTCGGAATCTTCACCGTCAGCGACATCACACAGGACCCGACGACCGGTCGAACCCCGACCGAGGCCGAGCGCATCCAGGCCACGCTGACCATCGCCAAGCACGCCGAGGAGGTCGGGCTCGACGTCTTCGCGCTGGGCGAGCACCACAACCCGCCGTTCTGGTCGTCGTCGCCCACCACGACCCTGGCGTACATCGCCGGACAGACCTCGACCCTGCAGCTCTCGACCGCGACGACCCTCATCACCACGAACGACCCGGTGAAGATCGCCGAGGACTTCGCGATGCTCCAGCATGTGTCGAGCGGCCGTGCCGACGTGATGCTCGGCCGCGGCAACACCGGCCCCGTCTACCCCTGGTTCGGCAAGGACATCCGCCAGGGCCTGCCCCTCGCCATGGAGAACTACGAGCTGCTCCATCGCCTCTGGCGCGAGGACGTCGTCGACTGGCAGGGCAAGTTCCGCACTCCGCTGCAGGGCTTCACCTCGACGCCCCGCCCGCTCGACGGCGTGCCCCCGTTCGTCTGGCACGGTTCCATCCGCACCCCCGAGGTCGCCGAGCAGGCCGCGTCGTACGGGGACGGCTTCTTCGCCAACCACATCTTCTGGCCGGCATCCCACACCCAGCGCATGATCGCCCTCTACCGCCAGCGCTTCGAGCACCACGGCCACGGCACCGCCGCGCAGGCGATCGTCGGGCTCGGCGGCCAGGTGTTCATGCGCAAGAACTCGCAGGACGCGGTGAAGGACTTCCGCCCCTACTTCGACAATGCCCCGGTGTACGGCCACGGCCCGAGCCTCGAGGACTTCACGCAGCAGACCCCGCTCACGGTCGGCAGCCCGCAGGAGGTCATCGACCGCACCCTCGGCTTCCGCGACTACGTCGGCGACTACCAGCGCCAGCTCTGGCTGCTCGACCACGCCGGCCTTCCGCTGAAGACCGTGCTCGAGCAGCTCGACCTGCTCGGCGAGGAGGTCGTGCCCGTGCTGCGCCGCGAGTTCGCGAAGAACCGTCCGGCCGACGTTCCGGATGCCCCGACCCACGCCTCGCTCGTCGCCGCGAAGTACGGCGACGAGGCGCCCCGTCAGGCCACGCCGCGCGCGAACCGCGGCGACAACCTCGCCGGCCCCTCGCCCTACCAGGACGCGCAGGCCACGGCGCCCGCACCCGTCAAGACCGGCTCGGCCTTCGGCCCCGCCGCCACGCGATAA
- a CDS encoding fructosamine kinase family protein → MVKARTDAPEGFFEAEAAGLSWLASAGGVRTAAVVSVAPGRIELERIHETRPSASAATEFGASLARTHAAGAPAFGVGPEGWRGPLFIGRRRLPESHERTWGRFYARDRVLPYLEVAVQAGNVMASEAALVRRVAELIALGAFDDDEPPARIHGDLWNGNVLWSPEGVVLIDPAAHGGHRETDLAMLALFGCPFLVDVLEAYDRARPLRPGWRDRVPLHQLHPLAVHAAGHGRAYGVALAEAADAVLELVRSTRE, encoded by the coding sequence ATCGTGAAGGCGCGAACGGATGCCCCCGAGGGCTTCTTCGAGGCGGAGGCGGCCGGGCTCTCGTGGCTGGCGTCGGCCGGCGGCGTGCGCACCGCCGCGGTCGTGTCCGTCGCCCCGGGGCGCATCGAGCTCGAGCGGATCCACGAGACCCGACCCTCGGCGTCTGCGGCGACGGAGTTCGGCGCGTCGCTCGCGAGGACGCACGCGGCCGGGGCGCCGGCCTTCGGCGTCGGGCCCGAGGGGTGGCGCGGCCCGCTGTTCATCGGCCGCCGCCGCCTGCCCGAGTCTCACGAGCGCACCTGGGGCCGCTTCTACGCACGCGACCGGGTCCTCCCGTACCTCGAGGTCGCCGTGCAGGCGGGCAACGTCATGGCCTCGGAGGCCGCGCTCGTGCGGCGGGTGGCGGAGCTCATCGCGCTGGGGGCGTTCGACGACGACGAGCCACCGGCCCGCATCCACGGCGACCTCTGGAACGGCAACGTGTTGTGGTCGCCCGAGGGCGTGGTGCTCATCGACCCCGCCGCGCACGGCGGCCACCGGGAGACGGACCTCGCGATGCTGGCGCTGTTCGGCTGTCCGTTCCTCGTCGACGTGCTCGAGGCCTACGATCGCGCCCGGCCGCTGCGCCCCGGCTGGCGCGACCGGGTGCCGTTGCACCAGTTGCATCCGCTCGCCGTGCACGCCGCGGGCCACGGCAGGGCCTACGGCGTCGCACTCGCCGAGGCCGCCGACGCCGTGCTCGAACTGGTCCGATCGACGCGGGAATAG
- a CDS encoding M28 family peptidase, which translates to MAIATATAAGLVLVPAGMAMAAPASQGCDQRTNNTYDKLLGCVTVDGVLEHEQALQAIADANGGTRAAGTQGYTESVEYVVDTLEAAGWNVELDPFDFTFVPPPVLEQLTPVAAEYSSGTFTGTGYGEVTGNVIPVDIVLDPPRDPVTSGCEATDFAGLDFSGDNDIALIQRGTCEFGVKATNAQTAGAEAVIIFNQGNTELRSGLVTGTLFGINQTPLSIPVVGASFADGAALAQAGSTAHIVVDSPESRPQVNVIAELPGKNDDNVVMAGAHLDSVLAGPGINDNGSGSSALLEIAQQISKLKPENTIRFAWWGAEESGLLGSRAYVADQVAAGTLEEVALYLNFDMVASPNYIFMVYDGDESGWPAPVVVPEGSVQIEDLFESYYTWAGVPYDDAEFSGRSDYQAFIQNGIPAGGLFTGAEVPKTEEQAAIWGGTAGAQYDPCYHLACDDLDNLALDALDVNSDAIAAAVLTYAYSTETVNGVVGKKVPGNFAFPAPAGPEGTVNLPGGGGLAPDHGHGHDDLD; encoded by the coding sequence TTGGCGATCGCGACCGCGACCGCCGCCGGGCTCGTGCTCGTGCCAGCGGGGATGGCCATGGCGGCACCCGCGTCCCAGGGCTGCGACCAGCGGACGAACAACACCTACGACAAGCTCCTCGGATGCGTCACCGTCGACGGCGTCCTCGAGCATGAACAGGCCCTCCAGGCCATCGCGGACGCCAACGGCGGCACCCGCGCGGCCGGAACCCAGGGCTACACCGAGAGCGTCGAGTACGTGGTCGACACCCTCGAGGCCGCCGGCTGGAACGTCGAGCTCGATCCGTTCGACTTCACGTTCGTGCCGCCGCCCGTCCTCGAGCAGCTCACGCCGGTGGCGGCAGAGTACTCGTCGGGCACCTTCACGGGAACCGGCTACGGCGAGGTCACCGGAAACGTGATCCCCGTCGACATCGTGCTCGATCCGCCACGCGACCCCGTCACCAGCGGCTGCGAGGCCACGGACTTCGCCGGTCTCGACTTCTCGGGCGACAACGACATCGCGCTCATCCAGCGCGGCACCTGCGAGTTCGGCGTGAAGGCCACCAACGCGCAGACGGCCGGAGCCGAGGCGGTCATCATCTTCAACCAGGGCAACACGGAGCTCCGTTCGGGCCTGGTCACCGGCACGCTCTTCGGCATCAACCAGACGCCGCTGAGCATCCCCGTCGTGGGTGCGAGCTTCGCCGACGGCGCAGCGCTCGCGCAGGCCGGATCGACCGCGCACATCGTGGTCGACTCGCCCGAGTCGCGGCCGCAGGTCAACGTGATCGCCGAGCTCCCCGGCAAGAACGACGACAACGTCGTGATGGCCGGTGCGCACCTCGACTCGGTGCTCGCGGGCCCCGGCATCAACGACAACGGCAGCGGCTCCTCGGCCCTGCTCGAGATCGCCCAGCAGATCTCGAAGCTGAAGCCCGAGAACACGATCCGCTTCGCGTGGTGGGGTGCTGAGGAGAGCGGCTTGCTCGGCTCGCGGGCCTATGTCGCCGACCAGGTCGCGGCCGGCACGCTCGAGGAGGTCGCCCTCTACCTGAACTTCGACATGGTGGCCTCGCCCAACTACATCTTCATGGTGTACGACGGTGACGAGTCCGGTTGGCCGGCCCCGGTCGTCGTGCCCGAGGGATCGGTGCAGATCGAGGACCTGTTCGAGAGCTACTACACCTGGGCCGGCGTGCCGTATGACGACGCCGAGTTCAGCGGTCGCAGCGACTACCAGGCGTTCATCCAGAACGGCATCCCCGCGGGCGGCTTGTTCACCGGCGCCGAGGTCCCGAAGACCGAGGAGCAGGCGGCGATCTGGGGCGGCACTGCGGGTGCGCAGTACGACCCGTGCTACCACCTCGCATGCGATGACCTCGACAACCTCGCGCTCGACGCGCTCGACGTGAACAGCGACGCGATCGCGGCTGCGGTGCTCACGTACGCGTACTCCACCGAGACGGTGAACGGCGTCGTCGGCAAGAAGGTCCCGGGCAACTTCGCGTTCCCGGCTCCCGCCGGGCCCGAGGGCACGGTCAACCTCCCCGGCGGTGGCGGGCTCGCGCCCGACCACGGTCACGGGCACGACGACCTCGACTGA
- a CDS encoding glycosyltransferase — protein MGTISVIIPSLNDAGFLSACLDALAHQVRPADEVIVVDNGSTDATAEVARASGARVVTQPVRGIWPATAAGFDAASGDLLARLDADSIPGPGWLAEVERRMSLADRPTVVTGTGVFYGGTGPRRWIARNLYIGGYFVVIGALLGHPPVYGSNYAMRADAWLELRDLVHRDRADVHDDLDLAWWLRPGMTVVHDRALVVGVSARPFDSLPEISRRVRMAFHTLGVEWRAWPPLRRRIERRRDRPVTSRTATGTMLAEVADVNPEGDAPLAA, from the coding sequence ATGGGCACCATCTCGGTCATCATTCCCAGCCTGAACGACGCGGGCTTCCTCTCGGCGTGCCTCGACGCGCTCGCGCATCAGGTGCGCCCCGCCGACGAGGTCATCGTCGTCGACAACGGCTCCACGGATGCCACGGCCGAGGTGGCACGGGCCTCGGGCGCGCGGGTGGTCACCCAGCCGGTGCGCGGCATCTGGCCGGCGACCGCAGCGGGCTTCGACGCGGCATCCGGCGACCTCCTCGCGCGCCTGGACGCCGACAGCATCCCGGGCCCGGGGTGGCTCGCCGAGGTCGAGCGGCGGATGTCACTGGCCGACCGTCCGACGGTGGTCACCGGCACCGGCGTGTTCTACGGCGGCACCGGCCCGCGACGGTGGATCGCCCGCAATCTCTACATCGGCGGCTACTTCGTCGTCATCGGTGCGCTGCTCGGCCATCCGCCCGTGTACGGCTCGAACTACGCGATGCGCGCCGACGCCTGGCTGGAGCTCCGCGACCTCGTACATCGCGATCGCGCCGACGTGCACGACGACCTCGATCTCGCCTGGTGGCTGCGCCCGGGTATGACGGTCGTCCACGACCGCGCGCTCGTCGTGGGCGTGTCGGCGCGACCGTTCGACAGCCTCCCCGAGATCTCACGACGGGTGCGCATGGCCTTCCACACGCTGGGCGTCGAATGGCGGGCGTGGCCGCCGCTCCGGCGCAGGATCGAGCGCCGCCGCGACCGGCCGGTCACCTCCCGCACCGCAACGGGAACGATGCTCGCCGAGGTCGCCGACGTGAACCCCGAGGGCGACGCGCCGCTGGCCGCGTGA
- a CDS encoding alpha/beta fold hydrolase codes for MVAFGGVLGSFRRRGPSPDVASDATDAAAAARARDAAIPDLDWRAFPPGTEVTSFAAPSGALARVALGPVDGPRVVLVPGATGSKEDFVLMMPLFAAAGYRVESYDLAGQYESWAAGPWNLQPPRTRYDERLFLDDLLAVLDDGAGRAHVLGYSFAATLAELALLARPDRFASLTLLSAPPEPGQAFRGVKRIGAISAVTTPRQGAALMLWGIRNNLNRVPPQRLAFVRERFALTRRESVDDIIALMMRTPDLRVQLAASPVPKLVAVGEHDLWPRELHERFARSIGARFAVYLTGHSPCETAPHQLVRDMTSLFEEAGVTP; via the coding sequence GTGGTCGCATTCGGAGGAGTGCTGGGATCGTTCCGACGGCGCGGCCCGTCGCCCGACGTCGCGTCGGACGCGACGGATGCCGCGGCGGCTGCGCGCGCCCGCGATGCGGCGATCCCCGACCTCGACTGGCGCGCCTTCCCGCCCGGCACCGAGGTCACGAGCTTCGCAGCGCCGAGCGGTGCCCTCGCGCGCGTCGCGCTCGGACCTGTCGACGGGCCTCGCGTGGTGCTCGTGCCGGGCGCGACCGGTTCGAAGGAGGACTTCGTGCTGATGATGCCGCTGTTCGCCGCGGCGGGATACCGGGTCGAGTCCTACGACCTGGCCGGGCAGTACGAGTCATGGGCGGCAGGGCCCTGGAACCTCCAGCCGCCGCGCACCCGGTACGACGAGCGCCTGTTCCTCGACGACCTCCTCGCCGTGCTCGACGACGGCGCGGGCCGCGCGCACGTGCTCGGCTACAGCTTCGCGGCGACCCTCGCCGAGCTGGCGCTGCTCGCCCGGCCCGATCGGTTCGCGAGCCTCACGCTGCTGAGTGCGCCGCCCGAGCCGGGGCAGGCGTTCCGCGGCGTCAAGCGCATCGGAGCCATCAGCGCCGTCACCACACCTCGCCAGGGCGCGGCGCTCATGCTCTGGGGCATCCGGAACAACCTCAACCGGGTGCCGCCGCAACGCCTCGCGTTCGTGCGCGAGCGCTTCGCGCTGACCCGGCGGGAGAGCGTCGACGACATCATCGCGCTCATGATGCGCACGCCCGACCTGCGCGTGCAGCTCGCTGCCTCGCCGGTGCCGAAACTCGTCGCGGTCGGCGAGCACGACCTGTGGCCGCGGGAGCTCCACGAGCGCTTCGCGCGGTCGATCGGCGCGCGCTTCGCGGTCTACCTCACCGGGCACAGCCCGTGCGAGACGGCACCGCACCAGCTCGTGCGCGACATGACGTCGCTCTTCGAGGAGGCCGGCGTCACGCCGTAG
- a CDS encoding thioredoxin family protein: protein MSTVALTIDNFERTILEGGTVFVDFWAGWCGPCMQFAPNYEAASEANPDFTFAKVDTEDQQQLAAAMNITSIPTIMAFKDGIGVFAQAGALPRPMLDDLISQVRALDMDAVRAELAQQETEQAMTSSQTER from the coding sequence ATGTCTACCGTGGCGCTGACCATCGACAACTTCGAGCGGACGATCCTCGAGGGCGGCACCGTCTTCGTCGACTTCTGGGCCGGCTGGTGCGGCCCCTGCATGCAGTTCGCCCCCAACTACGAGGCGGCCTCCGAGGCGAACCCCGACTTCACTTTCGCGAAGGTCGACACCGAGGACCAGCAGCAGCTCGCCGCCGCCATGAACATCACGTCGATCCCCACGATCATGGCGTTCAAGGACGGCATCGGCGTGTTCGCCCAGGCGGGCGCCCTGCCCCGTCCCATGCTCGACGACCTGATCTCGCAGGTGCGCGCCCTCGACATGGACGCGGTGCGGGCCGAGCTCGCGCAGCAGGAGACCGAGCAGGCCATGACCTCGTCGCAGACCGAGCGCTGA
- a CDS encoding LLM class flavin-dependent oxidoreductase has product MRFGIVILPQYDWPEAARRWRGAEEYGFDHAWTYDHLAWRGLAGERWHATVPTLTAAATVTSRIGLGTFVASPNYRHPVPFAKDIATVDQISGGRMLLGLGSGGTGFDAFVLGQPELTPRQRFARFAEFAEALDVLLRFERPGSGGISFEGEWFTASGARMVGEPSQRPRMPLHLAADGPKGLALAARIADGWVTTAGADDDTAAWWRTAGTLAQRLDEACSAAGRDPSTISRTLSLDAEARYSLASLGAFEDAVGRAAELGYTDVVVHWPREHGLYAADESVLDEVAARLPALR; this is encoded by the coding sequence ATGCGCTTCGGCATCGTCATCCTCCCGCAGTACGACTGGCCCGAGGCCGCCCGCCGCTGGCGCGGCGCAGAGGAGTACGGCTTCGACCACGCGTGGACCTACGACCACCTCGCGTGGCGCGGGCTCGCCGGCGAACGCTGGCACGCCACCGTCCCGACGCTCACGGCCGCGGCGACCGTGACGAGCCGCATCGGCCTCGGCACGTTCGTCGCCTCGCCGAACTACCGTCATCCGGTGCCCTTCGCGAAGGACATCGCCACGGTCGACCAGATCTCGGGCGGCCGGATGTTGCTGGGACTCGGCTCCGGCGGCACCGGCTTCGACGCCTTCGTGCTCGGCCAGCCCGAGCTGACACCTCGCCAGCGGTTCGCGCGGTTCGCCGAGTTCGCCGAGGCACTCGACGTGCTGCTCCGCTTCGAGCGGCCCGGCTCGGGCGGCATCTCGTTCGAGGGGGAGTGGTTCACGGCGTCCGGCGCGCGCATGGTCGGCGAGCCCTCGCAGCGTCCGCGGATGCCGCTGCACCTCGCCGCTGACGGGCCGAAGGGCCTCGCCCTGGCCGCCCGGATCGCCGACGGCTGGGTGACCACCGCCGGCGCCGACGACGACACCGCGGCGTGGTGGCGCACCGCCGGAACGCTGGCGCAGCGCCTCGACGAGGCCTGCTCCGCCGCCGGTCGCGACCCGTCCACGATCAGCCGCACGCTGTCGCTCGATGCCGAGGCCCGCTACAGCCTCGCGAGCCTCGGCGCCTTCGAGGATGCCGTGGGCCGGGCGGCCGAGCTCGGCTACACCGACGTCGTCGTGCACTGGCCACGCGAGCACGGCCTGTACGCGGCCGACGAGTCGGTGCTCGACGAGGTCGCCGCTCGCCTGCCCGCCCTGCGCTGA
- a CDS encoding EamA family transporter, protein MRNSRGMLGIALGLAAGLAFGAGGVFVKPLLESGWSPGAAVLARISVAAVILAVPGLVALRFDLRPLWRARWTVLVYGLVAVAGVQFAFYASLERIPVSTTLLIEYLAPIALVLFAWLRTRRRPQAIVLAGSVLAIGGLVLVIGPGGGSLDPLGLAFAAIAMIGVCVYYAIGERAAEQLPPIALVAAGFVVGAVALAITGAVGLLPMEAVFTEVPFLGGSAPWWVPLVTVGVVSTAFAYVAGIAAIGMLGSRLAAFLGLSEVVFAGIVGWLLLGEALGPVQILGGILILAGIVCVRLERRAIEPTLAVELGGEPVPTGSRRP, encoded by the coding sequence GTGCGCAACTCGCGGGGCATGCTCGGCATCGCACTCGGCCTGGCGGCGGGCCTCGCCTTCGGCGCGGGCGGCGTGTTCGTGAAGCCGCTCCTCGAGAGCGGCTGGTCGCCCGGCGCCGCGGTGCTGGCGCGCATCTCGGTCGCCGCCGTGATCCTCGCGGTCCCGGGCCTCGTCGCGCTGCGCTTCGACCTGCGGCCGCTGTGGCGGGCGCGCTGGACCGTGCTGGTGTACGGGCTTGTGGCCGTCGCCGGCGTGCAGTTCGCGTTCTACGCGTCGCTCGAGCGCATTCCCGTGTCGACGACGCTGCTCATCGAGTACCTCGCGCCCATCGCGCTCGTCCTCTTCGCGTGGCTGCGCACCCGCCGCCGGCCGCAGGCGATCGTGCTCGCTGGTTCGGTCCTCGCCATCGGCGGCCTCGTGCTCGTCATCGGGCCGGGCGGCGGATCGCTCGACCCGCTGGGCCTCGCGTTCGCCGCGATCGCCATGATCGGGGTCTGTGTCTACTACGCGATCGGTGAGCGGGCGGCCGAGCAGCTGCCGCCCATCGCGCTCGTCGCCGCGGGCTTCGTGGTCGGGGCGGTGGCCCTCGCCATCACGGGTGCCGTCGGCCTGCTGCCCATGGAGGCCGTGTTCACCGAGGTGCCGTTCCTCGGCGGCAGTGCCCCGTGGTGGGTGCCGCTGGTCACCGTCGGGGTCGTGTCGACCGCGTTCGCGTACGTGGCCGGCATCGCCGCGATCGGCATGCTCGGCTCCCGGCTTGCGGCCTTCCTGGGGCTCTCGGAGGTCGTGTTCGCGGGCATCGTGGGCTGGCTCCTGCTCGGGGAGGCCCTCGGCCCAGTGCAGATCCTCGGCGGCATCCTGATCCTCGCCGGCATCGTGTGCGTGCGCCTGGAGCGCCGCGCGATCGAGCCGACCCTCGCCGTCGAACTCGGGGGCGAGCCGGTGCCGACCGGATCGCGTCGACCCTAG
- a CDS encoding CGNR zinc finger domain-containing protein → MIFTDDTVAALNFVAALADTVPEASESGADELATPEQLGALLDAWIYSGRRDGDARELAEVVAARDRLRALWALDRDDAVVAVNEILAEANAVPRLVRHDTLDWHIHATSSETPLAERILVEAAMALVDVIRADGTDRMRACAADDCSGIFLDLSKNGSRRFCSTRCGNRMAVRAYRARTA, encoded by the coding sequence ATGATTTTCACCGATGACACGGTGGCGGCGCTGAACTTCGTCGCCGCCCTCGCCGACACCGTGCCCGAGGCCTCCGAGTCCGGCGCGGACGAGCTCGCGACGCCCGAACAACTGGGCGCCCTCCTCGACGCCTGGATCTACTCGGGCCGGCGCGATGGCGATGCACGCGAGCTCGCCGAGGTCGTCGCCGCACGCGACCGGCTGCGCGCGCTCTGGGCGCTCGACCGCGACGACGCCGTGGTCGCGGTCAACGAGATTCTCGCGGAGGCCAACGCAGTGCCCCGGCTCGTGCGCCACGACACACTCGACTGGCACATCCACGCGACCTCATCCGAGACGCCGCTCGCCGAGCGCATCCTGGTCGAGGCGGCGATGGCACTCGTGGACGTCATCCGCGCCGATGGGACCGACCGCATGCGGGCGTGCGCCGCCGACGACTGCTCGGGCATCTTCCTCGACCTCTCGAAGAACGGCTCGCGCCGGTTCTGCTCCACGCGCTGCGGCAACCGCATGGCCGTGCGCGCCTACCGCGCCCGCACCGCCTGA
- the rpsO gene encoding 30S ribosomal protein S15, whose protein sequence is MALEADVKKAIIEEYATHPGDTGSPEVQIALLTKRIKDLTEHLKEHKHDHHSRRGLLLLVGQRRRLLGYLADVDITRYRTLIERLGLRR, encoded by the coding sequence ATGGCACTTGAAGCTGATGTCAAGAAGGCGATCATCGAAGAGTACGCGACGCACCCCGGTGACACTGGATCCCCCGAGGTCCAGATCGCGCTCCTCACGAAGCGAATCAAGGACCTCACGGAGCACCTGAAGGAGCACAAGCACGACCACCACTCGCGTCGTGGCCTGCTCCTCCTCGTCGGTCAGCGTCGTCGTCTGCTCGGCTACCTTGCCGATGTGGACATCACCCGCTACCGCACGCTCATCGAGCGTCTCGGTCTGCGCCGCTAA
- a CDS encoding NAD(P)-dependent alcohol dehydrogenase: protein MRAIRYERYGGPDRLREVDLPTPVPGPDEVLVRVRAASVNSWDWDLLHGRPLITRLGGGVRRPVHPVLGADVAGDVVAVGAGATSVAVGDRVHGDLSGARWGGFAEFVAAPATALRRIPDGIGFVDAAVLPQAGGLALQGLRLAGVAAGDRVLVNGAGGGTGTLVVQLARRAGAEVTAVDRAGKLDLLRRLGATRAIDLTDAAAGRPIDGGYDVIIDLVAHRSLREYRRMLADGGRLVIIGGRMRTILAAFAFGRLGRRDDRAYRVLAARPNDGLEELDAMVAAGAVHPVIDAVLPLASTPEALARIGAGDVLGKLVIDPTR from the coding sequence ATGCGCGCGATCCGCTACGAACGGTACGGCGGTCCCGACCGCCTACGCGAGGTCGACCTGCCGACACCCGTGCCGGGTCCCGACGAGGTGCTGGTGCGCGTGCGGGCCGCGTCGGTCAACTCCTGGGACTGGGACCTGCTGCACGGCAGGCCGCTGATCACCCGCCTCGGCGGCGGCGTGCGCCGGCCCGTGCATCCGGTGCTCGGGGCCGACGTGGCCGGCGACGTGGTGGCGGTCGGTGCCGGTGCCACGAGCGTCGCGGTCGGCGACCGGGTGCACGGCGACCTGTCCGGCGCCCGCTGGGGCGGCTTCGCCGAGTTCGTGGCCGCGCCGGCGACGGCCCTCCGGCGCATCCCCGACGGGATCGGCTTCGTCGACGCGGCCGTGCTGCCGCAGGCCGGCGGTCTCGCCCTCCAGGGCCTGCGGCTGGCGGGCGTGGCGGCCGGCGATCGGGTGCTCGTGAACGGCGCGGGGGGCGGAACGGGGACGCTCGTCGTGCAGCTCGCACGCCGCGCGGGCGCCGAGGTCACCGCGGTCGACCGCGCCGGAAAGCTCGACCTGCTGCGACGGCTGGGCGCGACTCGTGCCATCGACCTCACGGATGCCGCGGCGGGCCGCCCGATCGACGGGGGCTACGACGTGATCATCGACCTGGTGGCGCACCGGAGCCTGCGCGAGTACCGCCGCATGCTCGCGGACGGCGGGCGCCTGGTGATCATCGGCGGTCGCATGCGCACGATCCTCGCGGCGTTCGCGTTCGGCCGCCTCGGCCGGCGCGACGATCGTGCGTACCGCGTGCTCGCCGCACGTCCCAACGACGGCCTCGAGGAGCTCGACGCCATGGTCGCGGCCGGAGCGGTGCATCCGGTCATCGACGCGGTGCTGCCGCTCGCCTCGACGCCGGAGGCGCTCGCCCGCATCGGGGCGGGCGACGTGCTCGGCAAGCTCGTCATCGACCCGACGCGCTGA